Within the Mucilaginibacter sp. CSA2-8R genome, the region GCTGCCGGAAGCATGGGCTTACTTATTTTGTGATGGTCTTTTTTTAATTCCAGCCACCACCTAATGAGCGGTACAGATCTGATACGGCGTATAACTGGTCGCGTTTAATAGAGGCCAGTTCCAGCTCGCTTTGCAGTACATTGCCTTGGGCGGTAATAACCTCCAGGTAATTAGCCAGGCCGTTTTTAAATAGCTGGTTGGCATTTTGGGTGGCTTGTTGTAAAGTTTTTACCCTGTCGGCTGCAATCTGCTGCTGCTGTTGCAGCTTTTCTAACTTGACAAGGGCGTCCGATACTTCGCCTACAGCGGTTAACACAGTTTGCCTAAACTGCAACACCGTTCTTTCGCGTGTTATTTTAGCCACCTGGTAGTTAGTGCTTAATACCTTGCGGTTAAGTAATGGCTGTACCACACTGCCCGTTACAATGCCAAATAACGAGGCCGGTACATTGAACCAGTTACTGGCTTTAAAGGAGTTTATACCACCACCTGCGGTAATCCGCAAGGCAGGGTACATTTCGGCCTTAGCAAGCCCCACATTGGCATTGGCAACAGTTAAATCAAGTTCTGCACTTTTTACATCCGGGCGGCGGCTTAATATGGCCGATGGTACGCCGGCAGTAACCGGGGCCGCAACGGTCATTTGTGTAAGGGCAGTTGCCCGGTCAACACCCGAAGGTAGCCTGCCTGCTAAAACGCTCAGTGCATTTTCCTGAAGGGTGATATTTTGTTCAAACTGCGGAATCAGCTTTTGAGCTGCCTGTTGTTGTGCTTGTGCCTGCTGTACAGCCAACAGCGTAACCTGACCGGCATCATATTGCAGTTTCACAATGCGCAGGGTACTATCGTTTAAGCGCTCGTTACTTTTGGCAATGTTTAATTGCTCGTCCAACATCAGTAGGTTATAATAGCCTTGCGAAACAGCCGCAACAATTTGGGTTTGTATGGCTTTGCGGGCTTCCTGGGTTTGCAGGTATTGGGCCAGGGCCGCCTGTTGCCGGGTACGGATCTTGCCCCAGATATCGGCCTCCCAAGATAACTGTAAGCTGGCCGAGTAATCTTCGATATGCTTACTGCCAATATTGAACTGGCGGATGCTGACACCGGTAAGGCTATTGTCAGACGGGCGGTTACTGCTGGCCGACACATTAATACTGGCCTGCGGCACGTAGTCCCATTTTACACGGCGGAACAAAAGATCAGCCGATTCAATGTTCTTTAATGCAATTTGCAGATCATAATTTTTACGGATAGCGCTATCCAGTAACTGCTGCAGTGGCCGGTCGGTAAAAAAGCTCCTCCAGGGTATGTTTGCAATACTGGTAGTATCGTCGGCATGATTGTCGTTTCTGAATGCAGTAGG harbors:
- a CDS encoding TolC family protein; protein product: MKTKYLLPALILLVLSACKVTKDTVTPTPALPTAFRNDNHADDTTSIANIPWRSFFTDRPLQQLLDSAIRKNYDLQIALKNIESADLLFRRVKWDYVPQASINVSASSNRPSDNSLTGVSIRQFNIGSKHIEDYSASLQLSWEADIWGKIRTRQQAALAQYLQTQEARKAIQTQIVAAVSQGYYNLLMLDEQLNIAKSNERLNDSTLRIVKLQYDAGQVTLLAVQQAQAQQQAAQKLIPQFEQNITLQENALSVLAGRLPSGVDRATALTQMTVAAPVTAGVPSAILSRRPDVKSAELDLTVANANVGLAKAEMYPALRITAGGGINSFKASNWFNVPASLFGIVTGSVVQPLLNRKVLSTNYQVAKITRERTVLQFRQTVLTAVGEVSDALVKLEKLQQQQQIAADRVKTLQQATQNANQLFKNGLANYLEVITAQGNVLQSELELASIKRDQLYAVSDLYRSLGGGWN